From Mycobacterium cookii:
GCAGGTCTTTCTCGGGATCGCGCATCTCAACACGGCCATCGACGTGCTGAAGAACTTTCCGTTCGAGGAGCACCACGGTCAGACCCTGATCGCCAAAGAGCCGATCGGCGTCTGCGGTTTGATCACGCCCTGGAACTGGCCGATCAACCAGGTCGCGGTCAAGGTCTACCCGGCGTTGGCGACCGGTTGCACCGTGATCCTGAAACCATCAGAAGTTGCGCCGTATTCGCCCTACATCTTCGCCGAGATCCTGGACGCCGCAGGTGTGCCGGCCGGGGTGTTCAACCTCGTCAACGGTGACGGCGCGGGCGTGGGTGTGGCGCTGGCGAGCCATCCCGACATCGACATGGTGTCGTTCACCGGCTCCACCCGCGCCGGTGTCGAGGTGGCCAAGAATGCCGCCTCGACGGTGAAGCGAGTAACCCAAGAACTCGGCGGCAAGAGCCCCAACATCGTCCTCGACGACAGTGGCTTTGCTCAGAGTGTCAGCGCCGGTGTGGCCAACATGATGCCGAACTCCGGGCAGAGTTGTAACGCGCCATCACGCATGCTGGTCCCGAATTCGCGTATGGACGAAGCCATGACGATCGCTCGCGAGGCCGCCCAGAAGGTCAAGGTTGGTGGCGACGATGCGACCGCGATCGGGCCGGTCGCGTCGAAGGCCCAATTCGACAAGGTGCAGGGACTGATCCAGAAAGGCATCGACGAGGGCGCGACCGTGGTCGCCGGCGGTCCGGGACGACCCGCCGGGTTGGACACCGGGTACTACGTCAAGCCGACCGTCTTCGCGAACGTCACCAACGACATGACGATTGCGCGCGAGGAGATCTTCGGGCCGGTGTTGTGCATCCTCGGTTACGACGATCTCGACCAGGCCGTCGAGATCGCCAACGATACCGAATACGGTTTGGCCGGTTACGTTTCGGGGGCCGACCTCGAGAAAGCTCGCGACATTGCCCGCAAGATCCGGGCCGGGTGGGTGACGATCAACCATGCTTTCGACCTGAACGCGCCGTTCGGCGGCTACAAGCGCAGCGGCAACGGTCGGGAGTGGAGTGAGGCCGGCTTCCAGGAGTACTTAGAGGTCAAGAGCACATTGGGATACGCGCCCGAATAGCCGCAGCCACCAAGGGAGATCGCTATGAAGTGTCGTGCTGCAGTGCTGCGCGGGGTCGGGCAGGACTGGGAGATCCGCGAGGTCGATCTCGATCCGCCGCACGCCGGTGAAGTCCTGGTGCGGATGGTCGTTGCCGGCATCTGCCACTCCGATGACCACCTTGTCACCGGCGACGTGTTGCCGACCCCCGAGGTGCGGGCCTCAACCGGTATCCCCGAGCCGGACTGGTTTCCGATGCTCGGTGGTCACGAGGGCGCTGGTGTCGTCGAAGAAGTCGGCCCGGGCGTGACGACGCTGCAGCCGGGGGACCACGTGGCGATGTCGTTCATTCCGGCCTGCGGCAGTTGCCGGTTCTGTGTGAACGGTCAGAGCTACATCTGCGACGCCGGCGCAAGCTTGTTCTCCAGGGAGATGCCCACCGACGGAACCTGTCGTCGTCATCTCGGCGACGAAAACCTGATGGCTTACGGTCAACTCGGCACCTTCGCGGAGTACGCGGTGCTCACCGAACGGTCGGTCATCAAGATCGACGACGCGATCCCGTTCCATGCGGCCTCGCTGGTGTCGTGCGGCGTCAGCACCGGCTGGGGCTCCGCAACGGTGTCGGCGGGCACCGAGCCCGGTGACACCGTCGTCGTCATCGGTACCG
This genomic window contains:
- a CDS encoding NDMA-dependent alcohol dehydrogenase; this encodes MKCRAAVLRGVGQDWEIREVDLDPPHAGEVLVRMVVAGICHSDDHLVTGDVLPTPEVRASTGIPEPDWFPMLGGHEGAGVVEEVGPGVTTLQPGDHVAMSFIPACGSCRFCVNGQSYICDAGASLFSREMPTDGTCRRHLGDENLMAYGQLGTFAEYAVLTERSVIKIDDAIPFHAASLVSCGVSTGWGSATVSAGTEPGDTVVVIGTGGVGMNALQGARAAGATYVVAVDPVESKRDSAKIFGATHTAVSAQEAIPVVTDITAGVMADRVILTPGVLHADLIPLAMRLLRKGGTCVVTGITPYTEPVVPLILQEMVLSSKQLKGALYGGMNPRTSVPLLLSMYQAGALKLDELVTRHYELDQINEAFLDLREGRNIRGIIDFAGL
- a CDS encoding aldehyde dehydrogenase family protein, with translation MREYLKFYIDGQWVDPLRPNTFDVDNPVTEQVSGKISLGSAADVDLAVQAARRAFASWSQSTREQRLDLLQAILAEYQKRADDLAEAVTEEIGAPPSLAAGPQVFLGIAHLNTAIDVLKNFPFEEHHGQTLIAKEPIGVCGLITPWNWPINQVAVKVYPALATGCTVILKPSEVAPYSPYIFAEILDAAGVPAGVFNLVNGDGAGVGVALASHPDIDMVSFTGSTRAGVEVAKNAASTVKRVTQELGGKSPNIVLDDSGFAQSVSAGVANMMPNSGQSCNAPSRMLVPNSRMDEAMTIAREAAQKVKVGGDDATAIGPVASKAQFDKVQGLIQKGIDEGATVVAGGPGRPAGLDTGYYVKPTVFANVTNDMTIAREEIFGPVLCILGYDDLDQAVEIANDTEYGLAGYVSGADLEKARDIARKIRAGWVTINHAFDLNAPFGGYKRSGNGREWSEAGFQEYLEVKSTLGYAPE